One genomic segment of Fusobacterium sp. DD2 includes these proteins:
- a CDS encoding restriction endonuclease subunit S, which yields MTIYFVIFFLTNDWEQYELQDIIIKIIDFRGRTPRKLNMSWSNKGYLALSALNVKDGYIDFSQDVHYGNDELYNKWMLGNELHKNQVLFTTEAPMGNVAQIPDDNKYILSQRTIAFEVNSNFLTENFLAYLLKTPLISNTLISMSSGGTAKGVSQKNLLQISPIIPKNTNEQIFLGSYFKALDNLITLHQRKVEKLQIIKKSMLEKMFV from the coding sequence ATGACAATTTATTTTGTTATATTTTTTCTAACAAATGATTGGGAACAGTATGAGTTACAAGATATAATAATAAAAATTATTGATTTTAGGGGTCGAACTCCTAGAAAATTAAACATGTCATGGAGCAATAAAGGATACCTTGCGTTGTCTGCTTTAAATGTAAAAGATGGATATATCGATTTTTCACAAGATGTACACTATGGAAATGATGAATTATATAACAAATGGATGCTTGGAAATGAATTACATAAAAACCAAGTTCTTTTTACAACCGAAGCTCCAATGGGAAATGTTGCTCAGATTCCTGATGATAATAAATACATTTTATCACAACGAACTATTGCCTTTGAGGTAAATTCCAACTTTTTAACAGAAAATTTTTTGGCTTATTTATTGAAAACTCCTCTTATATCCAATACCTTAATTTCTATGTCTAGTGGTGGAACTGCAAAAGGAGTAAGTCAAAAAAATTTATTACAAATTTCACCTATTATTCCTAAAAATACAAATGAGCAGATTTTTTTAGGAAGTTATTTTAAAGCACTAGACAACCTTATTACCCTTCATCAGCGTAAGGTTGAAAAATTACAAATAATTAAGAAATCTATGCTTGAAAAGATGTTTGTGTAG
- a CDS encoding restriction endonuclease subunit S, translating into MTWEQEQLGNITQITMGQSPDGKTYSKTPSKYILVQGNADLINGWVKPRIWTTQITKKAEAGDLIMSVRAPAGEIGKTNYDAVIGRGVAAIKANEFIFQTLVKLNEENYWKKLSCGSTFESLTSNNIITTEINTPSSKEQEKIGQYFKALDNLITLHQ; encoded by the coding sequence ATAACTTGGGAACAGGAACAGTTAGGAAATATTACACAAATAACAATGGGACAGTCTCCTGATGGTAAAACTTACTCTAAAACACCTAGTAAATACATCCTTGTCCAAGGAAATGCTGATTTGATTAATGGATGGGTAAAACCAAGAATCTGGACTACACAGATTACAAAAAAAGCAGAAGCCGGAGATCTGATTATGAGTGTAAGAGCACCAGCAGGTGAAATTGGAAAAACTAACTATGATGCTGTAATTGGAAGAGGAGTAGCCGCAATTAAAGCAAATGAATTTATTTTCCAAACTCTTGTAAAATTAAACGAAGAAAATTACTGGAAAAAGCTATCTTGCGGTTCAACTTTTGAATCATTAACTTCTAACAATATAATTACTACAGAAATAAATACTCCTTCATCAAAAGAACAAGAAAAAATAGGTCAATATTTTAAAGCACTGGATAACCTTATTACCCTTCATCAGTAA
- a CDS encoding site-specific integrase yields the protein MTKKVKSKELFCDFYKRWIEVYKNGAVREVTMKKYIMTHRWLTRLVPDLTLENFDRIEYQKLINGYAKTHERQTTMDFHHQIKGAILDAVDEGLIDRDPTRKAIIKGKAPKAKKIKYLNQFQLQTLLSNLTLKEEINWDYFILLVAKTGMRFSEALALTPEDFDFRHQSVSISKTWDYKGKGGFLPTKNRSSVRKVQIDWQTVIQFSELLKDYPFDKPIFVSKDKKIYNSTINDKLTRLCKKSKVPVISIHGLRHTHASLLLFAGVSTASVARRLGHSSINTTQKTYLHIIQELENKDIDLVMRTLSGLS from the coding sequence ATGACAAAAAAAGTAAAGAGCAAAGAACTGTTTTGTGATTTTTACAAAAGATGGATTGAAGTTTACAAAAATGGTGCTGTGAGAGAAGTAACAATGAAAAAATATATCATGACTCACAGATGGCTTACAAGACTTGTACCTGATTTAACTTTAGAAAACTTTGATAGAATTGAATATCAAAAGCTTATCAATGGTTATGCTAAAACTCATGAACGGCAGACCACAATGGATTTTCATCACCAAATTAAAGGAGCTATTTTAGACGCTGTTGACGAAGGACTTATTGACAGAGATCCTACCAGAAAAGCTATCATAAAAGGAAAAGCACCTAAAGCTAAAAAAATAAAGTACCTTAACCAATTTCAACTTCAAACTTTACTTTCCAATCTTACTCTCAAAGAGGAAATTAACTGGGACTACTTTATTCTTCTAGTTGCAAAAACAGGAATGAGATTTTCAGAAGCACTGGCTCTTACACCTGAGGACTTCGATTTTAGACACCAGTCTGTATCTATTTCAAAGACCTGGGATTATAAAGGAAAAGGTGGATTTCTTCCTACCAAAAACCGTTCATCTGTACGCAAAGTACAAATTGACTGGCAAACTGTGATTCAATTTTCAGAACTACTAAAAGATTACCCATTTGATAAACCTATATTTGTAAGTAAAGATAAAAAAATCTACAATTCAACTATCAATGATAAACTTACAAGATTATGCAAAAAAAGCAAAGTACCAGTTATTTCAATTCATGGTTTAAGACATACTCATGCATCACTTCTTTTATTCGCTGGAGTATCAACTGCCAGTGTTGCAAGACGTCTTGGGCATTCCAGTATCAACACTACTCAGAAAACTTATTTACATATAATACAGGAGCTTGAAAACAAAGATATCGACCTGGTTATGAGAACTTTATCAGGACTTTCATAG
- a CDS encoding M20 family metallopeptidase: MKYFNLDEYLNILEKLVNIDSNSFDKEGVDRVADILEKLYGELDVEVNRYRFDDRAGSCLEIRNHPESEGIDVMMVGHMDTVLPTGSVLERPFSCDSKIAHGPGVCDMKSGLLNIYYIFKELVSENTPLKLCVAINSDEEISSMYSNEWIRSLGKKSKYGLVFEAGRRNGAGVKERKGMGRFLIEFHGKYAHAGVNPQEGASAIHEMAYWITTLVSLNDYEKGTTVNIGTVNGGIGANVVAERAQFQLDIRYDDINEYEKIVKTLKKLHDKPFIQGVSSKITDLGFKPPMLGDDITEKFIELMNRKGKNCGLNMRWVKTGGCSDGNYMAYEGCHVLDGLGPIGDGAHGDKEIMVVDSIKPRIEMVYQALKELEKEM, encoded by the coding sequence ATGAAATATTTTAATCTTGATGAGTATTTAAATATATTGGAAAAACTTGTAAATATAGATAGTAATAGCTTTGATAAGGAAGGAGTAGATAGGGTAGCAGATATATTAGAAAAACTTTATGGTGAACTGGATGTAGAGGTAAACAGATATAGATTTGATGATAGAGCAGGTTCTTGTCTTGAGATACGAAATCATCCAGAGTCTGAAGGGATAGATGTAATGATGGTAGGACATATGGATACTGTCCTTCCTACAGGATCTGTATTGGAACGACCCTTTTCATGTGACAGTAAGATAGCTCATGGACCTGGAGTTTGTGATATGAAATCAGGACTTTTAAATATCTATTATATTTTTAAAGAACTTGTATCTGAAAATACGCCATTAAAGTTATGTGTTGCAATAAATAGTGATGAGGAGATATCTTCAATGTATTCAAATGAATGGATAAGAAGTTTAGGAAAGAAGAGCAAGTATGGACTGGTATTTGAAGCAGGTAGAAGAAATGGTGCAGGAGTAAAAGAAAGAAAAGGAATGGGACGTTTTTTGATTGAATTTCATGGGAAGTATGCCCATGCTGGGGTAAATCCTCAAGAGGGAGCAAGTGCAATTCATGAGATGGCATACTGGATTACAACTCTTGTATCTCTAAACGATTATGAAAAGGGAACTACTGTTAATATTGGAACTGTAAATGGAGGAATTGGAGCAAATGTTGTAGCTGAAAGAGCTCAGTTTCAACTGGATATTAGGTATGATGATATAAATGAGTATGAGAAGATAGTAAAAACTCTTAAAAAATTACATGACAAACCATTTATACAAGGAGTAAGTTCTAAAATTACGGATTTGGGATTTAAACCTCCTATGTTAGGTGATGATATAACAGAGAAATTTATTGAGTTGATGAATAGAAAGGGAAAAAATTGTGGTTTGAATATGAGGTGGGTAAAAACTGGAGGATGCTCTGATGGAAACTATATGGCTTATGAAGGGTGCCATGTACTAGATGGTCTGGGACCGATTGGTGATGGTGCTCATGGAGATAAGGAGATAATGGTAGTAGATAGTATCAAACCTCGTATAGAGATGGTATATCAGGCATTGAAGGAGCTAGAAAAGGAAATGTAA
- a CDS encoding complement resistance protein TraT, with product MKKIILLVLTTLVLAFSGCSALDTAVKKRNLETQTKMSETIWLNPQFIGDKTVFVQVKNTSTSNISLEQDIKNVLIGKGYKIVNTPNNANYWLQVNLLNVGKMDLKESEAALTGLTGAGIGATIGAYNTGSANTAVGWGIVGGIAGVVADAMVSDNYYTMITDILVSEKTPYKVSHNAVNATTQGTRGVNMTESANSTNMNKYQTRVVSTANQVNLKLQEAEPQLKAELLKVISNIF from the coding sequence ATGAAGAAAATAATATTGTTAGTTCTAACAACATTGGTTTTGGCTTTTAGTGGATGTTCAGCTCTTGATACTGCTGTAAAAAAGAGAAATCTTGAAACTCAAACAAAAATGTCAGAGACTATATGGTTAAATCCACAGTTCATTGGAGACAAAACTGTATTCGTGCAGGTAAAAAATACTTCTACATCGAATATTTCACTTGAACAGGATATAAAGAATGTACTTATAGGAAAAGGATATAAAATTGTAAATACACCAAATAATGCAAATTACTGGTTACAGGTAAATCTTCTAAATGTTGGAAAGATGGATCTTAAAGAATCAGAAGCAGCTTTAACAGGACTTACTGGTGCTGGTATTGGTGCAACAATAGGAGCATACAATACTGGTTCTGCAAATACTGCAGTAGGTTGGGGTATTGTCGGAGGAATAGCTGGAGTTGTTGCTGACGCTATGGTTTCAGACAACTACTATACTATGATAACAGATATCCTTGTAAGTGAAAAAACACCTTACAAAGTAAGTCATAATGCAGTAAATGCAACTACTCAAGGTACTAGAGGAGTAAATATGACTGAATCAGCAAATAGTACTAATATGAATAAATATCAAACTAGAGTAGTAAGTACAGCTAACCAGGTTAACTTAAAACTTCAGGAAGCTGAACCACAGCTTAAAGCTGAATTATTGAAAGTAATAAGCAATATATTCTAG
- a CDS encoding fructose-specific PTS transporter subunit EIIC yields MLEQMLTKDCICLELKGKTKAEVIDEMVDILYSAGKLNDKEEYKKAILKREAESSTGLEEGIAVPHAKTSAVKIPSIAFGLSKDGVDYNSLDGEPSKIFFMIAAPANAADTHIEVLSKLTTMLLEDEVREKLLNAKTQQDVLDTLITDEEKPVVEVENEGGYEVLAVTACPTGIAHTYMAADSLIKKAKEIGVKIKVETNGSTGVKNELTDEDIKNAKGIIIAADKNVEMARFEGKHVEIVPVTQGIKNPEGLIKNAMAQSAPVFHYSGEKKSTGKKEKTGFYKHLMSGVSNMLPFVVGGGILIAISFMFGIHAADPADPSYSPIAKLLSDIGGGNAFFLMVPVMAGFIGMSIADRPGFAPAMVGGLISLNNGGGFLGGLIGGFLGGYSVVLLKKLFSKLPDSFEGLKPVLLYPLFGIFITGALMYLFIVNPIAAINSGLTEFLRNLGTGNLILLGIITGGMMAIDMGGPINKAAFTFGIMMISNGDYAPHAAVMAGGMVPPLGIALATTFFKNKFTKEEREAGKTCYIMGLSFITEGAIPFAAADPIRVIPSCVIGAAIAGGLSMFFKVLLPAPHGGIFVVPVVTHPVQYMISILIGSIVTAVLIGYIKKPVIK; encoded by the coding sequence ATGTTAGAACAGATGTTAACAAAAGATTGTATATGTCTTGAGCTAAAAGGAAAAACCAAAGCTGAAGTTATAGACGAGATGGTAGATATACTATATTCAGCTGGGAAATTAAATGACAAAGAGGAGTATAAAAAAGCGATACTTAAAAGAGAGGCTGAAAGTTCTACTGGGTTGGAAGAAGGAATTGCAGTACCTCATGCTAAAACATCAGCAGTAAAAATACCAAGTATAGCTTTTGGACTATCAAAAGATGGAGTGGATTACAACTCTTTAGATGGAGAACCATCAAAGATATTCTTTATGATAGCTGCTCCTGCAAATGCTGCAGACACACATATTGAAGTACTATCAAAACTTACTACAATGTTATTAGAAGATGAAGTGAGAGAAAAACTCCTGAACGCTAAGACTCAGCAGGATGTTTTAGATACTTTGATTACTGATGAAGAAAAACCAGTTGTAGAGGTTGAAAATGAGGGTGGATATGAGGTTCTTGCAGTAACTGCATGTCCTACAGGAATAGCTCATACATATATGGCTGCTGACTCTCTTATTAAGAAAGCAAAAGAGATAGGAGTAAAGATAAAAGTAGAAACAAATGGTTCTACAGGAGTAAAAAATGAACTTACAGATGAGGATATAAAAAATGCCAAAGGAATTATAATAGCTGCAGATAAAAATGTAGAAATGGCAAGATTTGAAGGAAAACATGTTGAGATAGTGCCAGTTACTCAAGGTATAAAAAATCCTGAAGGACTTATAAAAAATGCTATGGCTCAATCTGCACCAGTATTCCACTACAGTGGAGAAAAAAAATCTACTGGTAAGAAAGAAAAGACAGGATTTTATAAACACCTGATGTCAGGGGTATCAAATATGTTACCGTTTGTTGTTGGTGGGGGTATTCTAATAGCTATATCATTTATGTTTGGAATCCATGCTGCAGACCCAGCTGATCCAAGCTATAGCCCAATAGCAAAATTACTTAGTGATATTGGTGGAGGAAATGCATTTTTCCTAATGGTTCCAGTTATGGCAGGATTTATAGGTATGAGTATAGCTGATAGACCAGGATTTGCACCAGCAATGGTTGGAGGACTTATTTCACTTAATAATGGTGGAGGATTCTTAGGAGGACTTATTGGAGGGTTCTTAGGAGGTTACTCTGTAGTACTACTTAAAAAACTATTTTCTAAACTTCCAGATAGTTTTGAAGGATTAAAACCAGTACTTCTGTATCCACTATTTGGTATATTCATTACAGGTGCACTTATGTATCTATTTATAGTTAATCCTATAGCAGCAATAAACAGTGGACTAACAGAGTTCTTGAGAAATCTTGGAACAGGAAACCTTATCCTTCTTGGAATAATTACAGGTGGAATGATGGCTATTGATATGGGAGGACCTATTAATAAAGCTGCATTTACATTTGGTATTATGATGATATCTAATGGAGATTATGCACCACATGCTGCTGTTATGGCAGGAGGTATGGTACCACCTTTAGGAATAGCTCTTGCAACTACTTTCTTTAAAAATAAATTTACAAAAGAGGAAAGAGAAGCTGGTAAGACTTGTTATATCATGGGACTTTCATTTATTACAGAGGGTGCAATACCGTTTGCTGCTGCAGACCCAATTAGAGTCATACCATCATGTGTAATTGGAGCAGCTATTGCTGGTGGACTTTCAATGTTCTTTAAAGTATTACTTCCAGCACCACATGGAGGAATATTTGTTGTGCCAGTGGTGACTCATCCAGTTCAATATATGATTTCAATACTTATTGGTTCAATAGTTACTGCAGTTCTTATTGGATATATTAAAAAACCAGTAATAAAATAA
- the pfkB gene encoding 1-phosphofructokinase translates to MIYTVTLNPAVDYYITMDKFVEGGLNSVDDGYTLAGGKGINVSKVLENCDMESVVLGFVGGFTGDYIRKDLRSHKIVDRLVELEENTRINIKLKTEKTETEIAGRPPKISEEVYAKFVEEIKKIKKGDTLVLSGSVPKSLKPTVYADIIENLPEGVKVVLDTRGEPFKYALEKGVFLVKPNQVELEEFFGEKYENIEDLIEAGKKLRDLGSENVIISRGKDGSILITGDEVYIGNVPKGKLVSSVGAGDSMVAGTLFGLARGRIMRDAYRYGICAGSATAFKTGLANLNEIENLLHEVEIIKK, encoded by the coding sequence ATGATTTATACAGTGACATTGAACCCAGCTGTAGATTATTACATAACAATGGATAAATTTGTCGAGGGTGGTCTAAATTCAGTAGATGATGGTTATACTCTGGCAGGTGGAAAGGGAATCAACGTATCAAAGGTTTTGGAAAACTGTGATATGGAAAGTGTAGTTCTTGGATTTGTAGGAGGATTTACTGGAGACTATATAAGAAAGGATTTGAGAAGTCATAAGATTGTTGATAGACTTGTAGAGCTTGAGGAGAATACAAGAATCAATATCAAACTTAAAACTGAAAAAACAGAAACAGAGATAGCAGGTAGACCTCCTAAAATAAGTGAGGAAGTTTATGCTAAATTTGTAGAGGAGATAAAAAAGATCAAAAAAGGTGATACACTTGTACTTTCTGGAAGTGTACCAAAATCTCTAAAACCTACTGTGTATGCAGATATAATTGAAAATCTTCCTGAGGGAGTAAAGGTTGTATTGGATACAAGAGGAGAACCATTTAAATACGCTCTTGAAAAAGGAGTATTTTTAGTAAAACCTAATCAGGTAGAGTTAGAAGAGTTTTTTGGAGAAAAGTATGAAAATATAGAGGATCTTATAGAGGCTGGGAAAAAACTTCGTGACCTAGGAAGTGAAAATGTTATTATTTCTCGTGGAAAGGATGGTTCTATTCTTATAACAGGTGATGAGGTATACATAGGAAATGTTCCTAAAGGAAAACTTGTAAGTTCTGTAGGAGCAGGGGACTCTATGGTTGCTGGGACTTTATTTGGTCTTGCAAGAGGAAGAATAATGCGAGATGCTTATAGATATGGAATATGTGCTGGAAGTGCCACAGCATTTAAAACAGGGCTTGCAAACTTAAATGAAATAGAGAATCTATTACATGAAGTGGAAATTATAAAAAAATAA
- a CDS encoding DeoR/GlpR family DNA-binding transcription regulator, translating to MLNIERYNIISELLQEKKNIKLNEIVEELGISEATARRDLNFLEKQGKIKRVHGGAVLIEEKEENIDYKKLIYPDAKDWIGKKAAEYVENGDTIFLDAGSTTECVIKYLKDKVDIKVVTNGFTHIPELVKMGIETYLLGGKIKMKTGAVVGSTAMFTLDNYNFDVAFMGSNAVGENGYSTPDPDEVLVKREAVKRGKKVFFLCDSSKMNKKSFLKFASLNDGVLITEGDIPENIKKLLKTEGEK from the coding sequence ATGCTTAATATTGAAAGATACAATATTATTTCAGAATTATTACAGGAAAAAAAGAACATAAAGCTCAATGAAATAGTTGAAGAATTAGGAATATCTGAAGCCACTGCAAGACGGGATCTAAATTTTCTTGAAAAACAAGGAAAGATAAAGAGGGTCCATGGTGGAGCTGTACTTATAGAAGAGAAAGAGGAAAATATAGACTATAAGAAACTTATCTATCCAGATGCAAAGGACTGGATAGGTAAAAAGGCAGCAGAGTATGTAGAAAATGGGGATACCATCTTTTTAGATGCAGGAAGTACTACAGAGTGTGTAATAAAGTATCTCAAAGATAAAGTGGATATAAAGGTTGTAACCAATGGATTTACTCATATACCAGAACTTGTGAAAATGGGGATCGAAACCTATCTCTTAGGTGGAAAAATCAAAATGAAGACAGGTGCAGTAGTTGGAAGTACCGCAATGTTTACACTTGATAATTATAACTTTGATGTGGCATTTATGGGGTCTAATGCTGTGGGAGAAAATGGGTATTCCACTCCAGATCCAGATGAGGTATTGGTAAAAAGAGAGGCAGTTAAGAGAGGAAAAAAGGTTTTCTTCTTGTGTGATAGTTCAAAGATGAATAAAAAGTCATTTCTGAAATTTGCTTCTTTAAATGATGGTGTTTTAATAACTGAAGGAGATATTCCTGAAAATATAAAAAAACTATTGAAAACGGAGGGTGAAAAATGA
- a CDS encoding DUF1858 domain-containing protein codes for MVDKNTNILVAVQNYPIIREVFAKYGLGCVGCMIAAGETLGEGIAAHGLNPDEVIAEINRVISEKK; via the coding sequence ATGGTAGATAAAAATACAAACATTTTAGTAGCAGTTCAAAATTATCCAATAATCAGAGAAGTATTTGCTAAATACGGACTTGGATGCGTAGGATGCATGATCGCAGCTGGAGAAACTTTAGGAGAAGGAATCGCAGCTCACGGATTAAATCCTGATGAAGTAATTGCTGAAATCAACAGAGTAATATCTGAAAAAAAATAG
- a CDS encoding KpsF/GutQ family sugar-phosphate isomerase, whose protein sequence is MEFNEVDYARSVFDQEIEELTKVRDHLNSSIRDVANLILKSKGKVVVTGIGKSGLIGKKIAATLASTGTHAIFMNSAEGLHGDLGMICPEDVVLAISNSGNSDEIVSLLPSIEKIGASVVAMTGNKTSKLGRAADYILDIGVTKEGCPINLAPMSSTTSTLVMGDALAAILIKRRDFKPENFAVYHPGGSLGKRLLMKVKDIMKKGEDLPLCDKESPINDVIMIMTEKSLGAVCVMNSDIMVGIITEGDIRRALARKEEFFNLKAKDIMTRNYTRTDEDSMAIDALALMEDRKSQISVLPVMKDLKLVGIVRVHDLLNVVGR, encoded by the coding sequence ATGGAATTTAATGAAGTGGATTACGCAAGAAGCGTATTTGATCAGGAAATAGAAGAACTTACAAAGGTGAGAGATCATCTTAACAGTTCAATAAGAGATGTTGCTAATCTCATCCTTAAGTCAAAAGGAAAAGTAGTAGTAACTGGAATTGGAAAATCTGGATTAATAGGTAAAAAGATAGCAGCAACACTTGCTTCTACTGGAACTCATGCAATCTTTATGAACTCTGCAGAGGGACTTCACGGAGATTTAGGTATGATATGTCCAGAAGATGTGGTTTTAGCTATATCAAACAGTGGGAACAGTGATGAGATAGTATCACTACTTCCATCAATTGAAAAAATAGGAGCTTCTGTTGTAGCAATGACAGGTAATAAGACTTCAAAATTAGGAAGAGCTGCTGACTATATTCTTGATATAGGAGTAACTAAAGAGGGATGTCCAATTAACCTTGCACCTATGTCATCTACTACAAGTACTCTTGTAATGGGAGATGCATTAGCTGCAATTTTAATTAAACGAAGAGATTTTAAACCTGAAAACTTCGCAGTATACCACCCAGGAGGAAGCCTTGGAAAAAGACTTCTTATGAAGGTTAAAGATATAATGAAAAAGGGAGAAGATTTGCCACTATGTGACAAAGAGAGTCCTATTAATGACGTAATAATGATAATGACTGAGAAAAGTCTTGGAGCAGTATGTGTTATGAATTCAGATATCATGGTAGGTATAATAACTGAAGGAGATATCAGAAGAGCACTTGCGAGAAAAGAAGAATTTTTCAATCTTAAAGCTAAAGATATTATGACAAGAAATTATACAAGAACAGATGAAGACAGTATGGCTATTGATGCACTTGCCCTTATGGAAGACAGAAAGAGCCAAATATCAGTACTTCCAGTAATGAAAGATCTTAAACTTGTTGGAATAGTAAGAGTCCATGATCTTTTAAATGTAGTAGGAAGATAG
- the kdsA gene encoding 3-deoxy-8-phosphooctulonate synthase encodes MVIDKVKVVKVADKVEIGGNKRFALIAGPCVIESEEMVMEIAGKIKEICERVGVQYIFKASFDKANRSSIHSFRGPGLEKGLEILKKVKETYNIPVITDVHEAWQCKEAAKVVDILQIPAFLCRQTDLLIAAAATGLPVNIKKGQFLAPWDMKNVVTKMEESNNTKIMLCERGSTFGYNNMVVDMRSFMEMRKFGYPVVFDVTHAVQRPGGLGTATSGDREYVFPLMRAGLAIGVDAIFAEVHPNPNEAKSDGPNMLYLSDLEEILKVAVKIDDLVKGR; translated from the coding sequence ATCGTGATAGACAAGGTAAAAGTTGTAAAAGTAGCCGATAAAGTCGAAATAGGTGGAAATAAAAGATTTGCTCTTATTGCTGGACCATGTGTAATTGAATCAGAAGAGATGGTAATGGAGATTGCTGGAAAGATAAAAGAGATTTGTGAAAGAGTTGGAGTTCAATACATTTTCAAAGCATCTTTTGATAAAGCAAATAGATCTTCAATTCACTCTTTTAGAGGACCTGGTCTTGAAAAAGGGCTTGAAATATTAAAAAAAGTAAAAGAAACATATAATATTCCTGTAATTACAGATGTCCATGAAGCATGGCAATGTAAAGAGGCAGCAAAAGTTGTAGATATACTTCAAATACCTGCATTTTTATGTAGACAGACAGATTTGCTTATAGCTGCAGCAGCTACAGGACTTCCAGTAAATATCAAAAAAGGACAATTTTTAGCTCCTTGGGATATGAAAAATGTAGTTACAAAAATGGAAGAAAGTAACAATACAAAAATTATGTTATGTGAAAGAGGAAGCACATTTGGATACAACAATATGGTTGTAGATATGAGATCATTTATGGAAATGAGAAAATTTGGATATCCAGTTGTATTTGATGTAACTCATGCAGTACAAAGACCTGGAGGACTTGGAACAGCTACTTCTGGGGATAGAGAGTATGTATTCCCTCTAATGAGAGCTGGACTTGCAATAGGTGTAGATGCAATATTTGCTGAAGTACACCCAAATCCAAATGAGGCTAAATCAGATGGACCAAATATGTTGTATCTTTCTGATCTTGAAGAGATACTTAAAGTAGCAGTAAAAATAGATGATCTTGTAAAAGGAAGATAG